gagaaaagtttaaaaaaaaaaaaaaaaaacagaaaaagatccaCATTCTGTACACaactaataacaacaaaaaaagggacAAAACCCCACACGCTAAGACTAAAATTACAATAAAACTGTTAACTTCATccttttcaacttaaaaaaaatacaacaaatgcaGCAGTTGGTGATGTGGCCCCTAACCCCGACCCCAGAGAGGTCGAAGCCGGGCTTGGTGGGAGGGCTCCTCGAGGCCCCAGGTGGGCGTCGGGAGGTTTTCACAGAACACTGCTCAGGCCACCACGGGGCTCCTTCTTCGCCCCTcgctttttcttctctgaacggtaagaggaggggagggaggacggGGTGGGAAAACGAAGGCCTCTGAGAAAACGTTGTCAGCTTCCCATGGGACTGCCAAGCAGGACAGGGTTGGATAAACCAAAAGGGCAGGCGGGCGTCACGTGGCAAGAAATGCTAAGGtcacaaaagaaaatagaacCAGACAGATACCCGGTTCGGAGTGGGGGGGCGCCCCCCAAGCCTCTGAGACTAGAGGCAGGGAAGGGGGCCGGAGGTGCTTCTACAAGCTCCCCCCCTCAACTCCTCGGGCCTTGGCTGATCCCTGGAGCCAAGGGCAACAGCGAGAGGTGTGCAGACTTTGGAGGAGGTGAGCTTTCCATCTGCTCCGGTGCATTTAGGTCTCTCGCTTGAGGGCTCCCTGGAGGAAGGGGGGGTGCCCACTCCCTCGCTCGCTCTTTAGCATCTGCCTTCCGCTCCctcaccgcccccctccccacagccATTGTAAAATGTGCTTTCTCAAGATTCTTGCAAaaacagagagaggaaggggagaggagggcagcTGCTGGCTCGTGAGGGTGGAGTGCGCGCCAGGCGGGTGGGGTGGGCGGGGCGGGCGGCGGTCCTGAAGCAGAGGGGAGGCTGGAGAAGAAGCCAGGCGCCGGGCAGCTGCCTCTCACTGACCGTCTGCCTTCGATTTCTTTGGCGCGGATTTCCTTGGAAGATGAGAGGCAAAGGTAAAAAAAGACAGGATCAGCGTGGGTCTGCATGGCGAAGCGAGTGGGACTCGGCCAGGGCTCCGGCTGCCCCCTAGGCTGGGCGGCCCCCTGCGTTTCAGGAGAAGCAGGGCCTGGCTGTCCCCACTGCTCCTTACTCTCAGGGTCCGCCTACTCCCGGCCCCAGAAGGCTCTTGGAAAGGCACCCCCTGCTTACATTTCTGGAGACGACATGGGCCGCTTGCTGGCCGGCTTGGCGCCAGAGCTGTCTTTACTGGTTTCTGAAAGCAGAGGAGGGGGAGTGGGCGGGCAGCCCCAACGCCGCCCAGCACAGTGCAGCCAGGCACCGAGTGTGCCAGCCCCTCCCATGGGCATGTGCCCCAGGGTCCCGGCCACCTGCATGCAACTCCCCAGGGCCATTCTGGACACAGCTTAGAGGCCTCTGCTGTTGTCCCCCCGACTGACAGAGCAGCCCGAAGCCTGggcacccaccccccacctccaggtCCTGTTGGCCCTTCCCGTGCCCAACCCCCTCCAACAGCCCCCCAAGGAGCTTTCTGCACAGCACCAGGCGAGGTGAGGGATCCACCCACTCCAGAGGGTCAAGCTCACCAGGCCAGCAGCTGGCAAGAGCTATCCCTCTCCAGAGTGagccccacacacacccaccttGCAACCACCTGACTTGGGTGGCTGGGCCGTAGCCCTTCTCATTGCGGGCAGCAATGCGGAAGATGATGGCGGGCTTGGTGGTGTAGTCAATGTGGGCGTTGGAGAGGCTGGAGGACTGCACGAGGCAGGAGGGGCTGGGCCCGCAGTACACCCGCATGAAGGCCAGCTGCGCCGGGGTCGAGCTCTTGGTCTCACCACCGGCCTGCGCGCTCTGGATGGCCAGGTACACTGAATACTCGATGATCTTGCCGGAGGTCACAGAGGGTGGCTCCCAGGTGAGGTGAGCACCGTCTGGACTCTGgaacagaggaagcagagaccgAGGGGGCCGTCTTCGGCCTCTGTGACTTATTCCTCCCCTGCCCATCAGAGGACAGAGAACCTAGACTGAGTCGAAGCTTTCAGAACTGACAGTTCCTTCTTCACCCCTCTCCTAACAGAACAAACCTATTTCACAACAGAGCTCAAGGAGCTCCAAAGAGATGGCTTCGTCTACCCCCACCTGGAAGGCAGCCTGTCATAATGGCAAAATGAACCAGGACACCAAACACTTTCCTAGACCTGTTCTGTCACCTAACAAATGTCTTGTTATTTAGCCTCTTggtgcctcagtctccccatcaaaaaaatggagagaaccACAGGCCCAGACCTCGTCAGGGAGTTTAGGCATTAGAGGATTGATTAGGTAAAGGAGCACGTTAGTCACGGCTCACGCTGTGTCAGAGACAGAGAGGACCAGAAGCTTCAGCCCAGACCCACCGGACTCTGCCTACATCTCAGGGGCCCTTCCCAAATCACCCCCGCCCAGCCCAGCAAAGAAGAAAGCCCCACAAGCACGGGCTTAGCTGAGGACAGAGGCTGATTTCACAAGACTTACTTTGCTGATTTTAATGGCACACGGGGCCCCCGGGAAGCCAGGCAGACACGTTTTAAAGGCTGAGATCTCACTGAAGGGCCCCCGGCCGCAGGCATTGATCCCGGCGACGCGGAACTTATAGGCAGTGCCTGGCTGCAGCTCCTGCTTCTTTAGCTGGTTGTAGTCGGGCACGGTGCCCGAGTCATCCTACAGGGACAGATCAGGCGAACAGGAGAGATGAGAGTGACATGGATCCCACCGACAGGGTTGCAGGAGTCAGTGGAGCACTTTTCCACCACGGGGACGGTGGGGTGGGCAAAGGGCAGCCATGGCAGCCCCATCATGACCCAGGGGGGTCAGGGCAAGGGGGGCCAGGGCTGAGCTTTGCCACTGCTTCAAAGGCTGCAagggggatggggtgaggaggggtCAGCCCTGAGATGCAGAGAGCATCCCTTAGATTCACAAATCCCTGCCCACCTGAGGGTGTTGGCTCCCAGGAATACATACATCAGTCGGGACAGCGTCTTCAGGTGGCAGGAAATAGTGTGTCACCATCACATTGGTACCCTTAATGACCCCCACGTCAAACCACTGGTTCTCCTTCTTTACAGGGGCTTTGCTAGGTGGCGGTGGCAGGTCTGGCTTCTGGCAGGCAGAGAGGGAGAAGAGATCAGGACACCCTCCGAGTCCGGATCCATTAGCCCGCTTCACCTCGTCACTCCAGACTCACCACACCCAGGGACTCAATGCCATTAGCCACTTCCGTCAGGGTGGCCGCGGCCTGCAGCTTCGCGGGGCTGGCCACAACGACCGGCTGAGGGGCCACAAATGTGTTGGACGGGGCCAGGCCTGGGAAGGAAAACAAGGTGTCAGCAGGAAAGGCCCCAGAGACCGGGCTTCTGCACAGGAGCCCCTCCCCCGGGCTACACAACCGGGCCCGTTTCTACCCCGAGGGACCTGGGACCCCACTCACAAGACTTTCTTCCCCAGTCAACTGACTTCCCCAGGGGCGCGAGGCTGCAGGCCAACCCACCCATGGCCAGGCAGGGCCCCACGTACTCTCAGTGGCCGTGGGGGGCAGCAGGCCCACGGTGCTGGGCACAGCCCCGGCCAGCTCATTGAGGCAGTTGCTCTCGATGGTCGGGTCATTGAGGCTGTCAGCGGGGGCCAGCGCTTCCGTGGgcaggtggtgctgctgctgctgggcctgtgcttcctggagctgctgctgctggaccAGGGCAGCCAGCTCCTGCTGCGTCAGCACGATGGGGATAGTGGTCGCCTGGCCTTCCTGGCCCTCGGCCGACAAGTGGCTCAGCTCTGCCTGTGTCACCGCCGCGGCCGCCTCTGAAGTATCCATGGGCTCCCCGGTGCCTGCTCCAGGGGCAGAAGACAACGACTCAGGAGGGACGCCAGCCCCAGCTTCCCACCACCACTGCCCTCAGAGCGACGGGCAGGATCCGTAGACACCAGCTCTCAGAGCCTGTCCCCCAGacctctcctctgccctccccctggCAAGACCCGCCTCCTGCCTGCGTACCAAAGTCAGCCCCCATCCCGGTTAGGCCGTACTGTGCCATCCTGGTGGCAAACAAGCTCCCTTTGCTCAAGTCACCTGGAAGGAGGCACCTGAAGCGCGGTTTGTTACCCCTGAGCAGGCTGTCCCTCCCTCAGGGCTAACCCCAGCCTCAAGCGAAGACAGCCTGCTGAGCCAGCTGGCCTACGCGCAGCACCTACCCATGACAGCCTGCTGTGCGGCCTGGAGCACGGCCTGGATGGCCAGGGCCTGGGCCTCCTCTGTGGCTGCAGCCTGAGCGGCCgcttcagcagcagcagtcactgccAGCTCCTCTGGGGTGAGCCCTGTCACCATGAGGGTGGTGGTGCCCGCCTGGGCCTCGGCCATCAGCTCTTGGGGGAGAGACAACTGGTCTACTTCGGACTGGGTAGGCGGCGGTGGCTGGACCACCACGGTGGCCACCACAGCCGAGCTGGCAGGCTCCTGGCCCGAAGACGGGTCCCCTGTACTGCTCAGATCCACGGCGGCCTGGAGCTCAGGGCTCTGGGAGGCTGACAGGACCTCGGCGGAGTCCCCCACCAAGGGCGCGGAGGCAGGCTGCAGGAGCTGCCGTGGTGGAAGCTGCTGGCGTGGCCCTGGAGAGGCCTGGAGCTCCTCTGGGGGCTGCAGGATGTCAACAGCAGAGAAGGGCATGTCAGAAGTTTCTGTGTTGGCTATGGTCACTGTAATCGTGGCCGGGATGGGGACTTCGGTGGTCAGAGCCCCTGGGGCAGTCTCAGTCACAGATGAGATCTTCTAGAAAGGGAGAGAAGCCCCTgtcagaggggaggagaggaagacCGAAACCAGGCAGGCCTTCATCTCTCCCTGTGGGCTGGGATCTGCATTCTCAATGGGTTGCCACAACCCTGCTTGACAGACAGGAACAGTAGGTCACTGAGCAGCAGGGCGCATGGCAAAAGGCGGCGAGACCCCCGACCTGCCGGCCCATTTTAACTCATCCCCAGAGAGACCCCTTGATCTCACAAAAGGGGCACAACTCCTGCTGTGCCACGCCATAGCCAAGTGATGAGCCACAGGAACCAGCTACAACAATAAAATCACCCATAGGACACCCACCAAGGATTGGGGCCTCCTGTGCCCTGCCCTGTCAGTCAGGCGAGAAACTGCCCTTTTATGGTCTGGAAAAGGAGCCAGGAGCGGCACGTGCCTGGAGCAACAGCACCACCTGTTGTCCAGTTCAGGAACAACATGGGCCCAGGCACACCAGGTCGCAGGGACCCTCCTGGGCTCTTACCGGCACCGAAGGGCCTGGGACTGGCGTGGACTGTGTCACGGTGGTCACGGCCCGCGTCAGCGTGGAAGACACTGTTGTCGTGATGGGACTGGAACTGGCGATATTCACACTGTCGCCCTGGGTGCTCTCCACCTCTCCCTGGTCGCCGGCAGGCGGTGGGGTGTCTGGTGGGACAAGCAGAGAGTGGGGTGACAGGCCCTCCTCTAGCAGGGCTAccacccagctctgccaccaggAAACACGGTTGCCTGGAAGACCTGCCTGTAACGAGCAACTGGGTTCCAAAGAACTGAACTGCGGGCCTCTCGGTGAGCCCTGGGCCCGGGAGCCCGTGGGGACCCAGCTGGTTGCGTCCACCTACCTTGGTTGGAACTCATGTTGGAGGTGACAGTGGTGGCCGTGTGCGTAGTGCCTGTCTCGTGCGTCTCACAGGGCGGGTTGGAGCACACCCTTTGCGTCGGGAAAGGAGTGAGCAACGAAGCACCGGCCTGAGGGGCGACTGCGGGTGGCACTGCCACCTCCAGGCTGGACTCCAGGGTCCTGTGGGAGGGGGCGGCATCCGGGAGCAGGGCACCCAAGCTGACGGACATGGTCGTGCCAGTGGAAGCGGTCTGGTGCGTCTCACAGGGCCGGCTGGCAGGAGGCTGCTGCCCGCCCTCTGGCTGGCCTGCAGCCCCTCCTGATGTGGCCgtggtgggtgtgtgggtggTGCCCGTCTCGTGGGTCTCACACGGAGGGTTGGAGCAGACCTGGGTCACGGTGGCCGAGGGGCACAGCAGTGCCTCCAGGGCCGCGGCAGTCACAGAGGCGCTGGCTGAGCTCTCGTACACAAGTGTGGGGGCCCCCAGCAGCTCGTGGGGCTCCCCGGCACTCATGGCGGAGCGGGCCACAGTAGCCGTGTTGGTCGTGTGCGTGTGATGCACCTCCAGCTGGCGCCCCACAGACACCAGCGGGCCCAGGCCGGCAAGGGACCTTTCCTCGCCACCGGGCCTGACTTGGGCACTCAGTGGCCCCAGCTGTAAGAGAGCAGCACCGCGGCCAGCGGCCTCGAGGGCCACGCTTGGTCTGAGGAGCGGGCCGGCCAAGCACGGGGCCCCGGTGGCCATCACAGTCATGGTGGTGCTGGTCGCACTGGTCTGACGGGTTTGGCACGCGGGCTTGATGGAAACCTGAGCTCCCTCTGACGCCCCGGCAGTCACGCTGACCCGGACCACGGTGGGAATGGTGGTGGCCGCGCAGGCGAGCCGGATGTCTCGCCGCGGCCCGCCTCCGATGCCAGACATGGCAGTGGTGGCTGTACTGGTGGTGCCGGTCTCGTGGGTTTCACACGGCGGGTTGGAGCAGACACGAACAACACTGCCATTCGGCTGGCCCACCGTGGAGGTCACGAGAGCAGCAGTGGCCTCCTGTCTGTCGCAGACAAACTGCACTTGGGTGGGCTGGGGGTGCCCCCCCAGATTAGCGACGACGGTGGTGGTGGCTGTATTGGTGGTGCCCGTCTCGTGGGTTTCGCACGGCGGGTTGGAGCAAACCAGGGTCACGGTGCCAGGCTGCACATCACCCTGGCCTGAATCAGCGATGGTGACTGTGGCCGTGGGCTGTTCTGTAGTAGGGGAGGCCAGAATGGACACTGGGAGGTCGTGCACAGGCTGGGCCTCCACCCCGCTGGGGGCCGTTATCAGAGTCACCTGGGTAGGCTGGGAGACAGGCTGGGGAGAGGGCACACAGGGAGTTAGTGCTGCTGCCCATCCTCCCGTGTCTGCCCCTGCCACCTACCTGCGGTTCCCCCTGGGATCAGCGACTTGGCAGCTAAAGCAAAAACCCTGGCAAGTCTAGGACCTGCTCACCCTCACTCCAAGACACTGACTGGCTCAGGGACCAGAAAAAAGGAACCAGGAAGAGGTGGAGGAGCGGGGCCTAGGCTGGGGCAAGCCCTCggtcgggtgggggtggggggaaacctGGCTGACCCCGTGCTGTGCTAAGGCCAGCTTCACCACTTCACCAGGAATTCAGCTCAATATGCAAAAACCTAGTGCTCAAACGCTAAACACGGCTGAGATATATCGTCTCAACCCGACAGACTAGCAGGCAGTGACTAAGAATCGTGATTATGCACCTCCAGGGTAACCATCCTACGGGTTCCACATGTGGGAGGGAAACCAAGGGCCTGGCGGCACACTGCAGCTCCAACTGCCCTACCTGCATGGTTATGGTGGGTGTGGTGAGCCCAGCGGCCGCTGTCAGCGTCGTCTGCGCCGCAGACACAGTGATGGCAGTGGGGTTAATCACCTGGCTTGAGAGGGTGGCGATGGTGCCCAACGTGGTGATGGGCGTGGCCAGTGAGGCGCTGGTGCTATGGCCCCCGGCTCCGGCCAGGCTGGTGGAGACGGTGCCTGTCACCGTGCCCAGGGTCGTGACGCCTGGAGGCGGGAAAGGGCAGGGGCAGGCGGTCAGCAGCTGGTGCGGCTGTTCTCCCCAGGTGAGTGGGGCCGGGGTACACCCCGACCCTGCCCTTGCGGCCCCGCACCCCGAGGCCTCCATACCTGTGGTGCCCTTGACAACCAGTGTGGTGACAGCAGGCTTGACAGCAGAGACAGTAACAGGGGTGACCAGGCGGACGCCCCCCATAGGCACGGTGCGGAGGATGGTGCCTGGCTGGCCAGGTGCGCCCttcagcaccacctggaaaaccgGAGAAAAGGGCCCCTGTCACTTGGGGGCTGGCCAGAACAGACCCTGTGCTGCCCCTCCCAGGCTCCGGGTGGCCTGCTGCGGTCCCAGGCTGGACCCTCAGGAAGACAGGGCCAGGCACACCTCACCTGGGTCACTCCTTGCTGCCCGTGACCCGTAGCGATTTTGGGAACAGCCGTGATGATTTTGGCAGGGGCTCCAGTTCCAGAAGTCATCACCTTGGTGGTGATAATGGTGATGGGTGACTTGATGCCGGCACTGCTAGTCACGCCTAGAGGAGAGGGGGGCATCCTGGCTTCAGGAAGGGCCAGGCGACAGTGCTGGCCTCCCACCCGGGCCCGCTTCTCTTGGGCCCTCTTTTCAAATAGTTACGCCTGTTGCCCCTCAATTAAAACAAAGAAGTACAAACTACAGCCATACCCTTACTACCTCCTGACAAATCGTAAAGAAGAGGCAAGGGCAGAGCAGACGGGAAAATCTTACATAAGAGGCAAAGAGAGGGTAGAGCAGCAGAGAGGAAAATCTTAAACAAGAGGCAAAGAGAGGGCAGTGCAGAGTGAAAAACCTCAATGGAAAGATGTTGCACACTGGCTACCCCCTCACCTGCTTTCTCCCCAGCACACCGGGGAAGGCCCCTACCCGTGGCGCCCGCCTGTGTGATGATGGCTgacatggggatggtcttaatgaTAGTGGTGGTGCCGGGCTTGGTGGTGCTGGGGGACACACTGCTGATGCCCAGGATGGTAGGCTTAGTCCCTGCCCCGCTGGCCTGCGTGGTTGTGATGATGGTAGTGGGCTTGCCATCTGCAGACGTCACCAGCTTCAGGATGGTCCCGGCTGGCAAGGGTCCTTTGGTCTGTAAGGGGAAAATGAAtgggggaaggctgagatgaaTGGGCATCACTGCCAGGATGCAAAGTGTGGCTTTGTTGTCATCATCGAATTTTAAATGAAGTCTGGTTGCTCTACGAtactgtgttagcttcaggtgtctAACAGAGTCAGTCAGTGATACACATATGTATCTGTCATTTTTAGAAGAACTGCAAGTTTAATGGTGAGTCTGGTCTGCCCAGGATTCATTGCCAGCCCAAACAGCTTGCACTATTCTGAAGACTGCAAGTAACAGAACCAAGCAACAGGACCTTCTGAGCCACTCAAACTCATGAGATCTTGTCTAGGCAGGGTCCTAGTCTAGGGTCCACGAGCTCACCTGGATGATCTGAGTCACTGGGCCTGTGGATGCCTGGCCTGTGACTGCCGAAGTCTGAACCGGTTTGGTCTGGACCactgacattactttgcccagatTGGAAATCTAAAAATGAAACGACAGCGCACCAAAATAAGTGATTCAGAGACCGGTCAAGGGCATGGCCTGGGCTGGGCGTTCCTGGTGCTGGTCACTCACTAGAGCACTGCCTCCTGGGACCGAGATGGGGCTCTTCACCAGGGTGATGGTCTTGGTAACCCCACCCACCACTGTGGTCACCACCTGGGCTTGCTGGGCCACTGTCACGGTTCCGGACTTGTGTACGGTGATGATGGGACGGGTAGATGTGTTGGCAGCAGAAGAGACGGAAGTCCCCACCTGGGCAGCTGCAGTCTTCAGCATGCGAGTGGCTGGGTTGCTCACCTGGAGATCGCAAAGAAgagtggtgggtgggtggggggaagagCTGGCCCCTGCGCATTTGTGTATGTCTACCAAGCTCAGTTTTGTTCACCTCTCCTTTAGCGAAACAAAGGAGGTCACTGGGCCACAGGTCTGGCTACAAGGCTGCCACACCCCCATGGCTGCCAGCTTATTCCCCAACCCCCACCGAGCACCAACCACAGACCTCCATCCTCTATGGTTGGTCCAAAGGCCAGAAGCAGTGACCACTGTCTAATGATGGTGCCCAGAAGCCCTCGGCCCCAAGGCTGTGGGCTCTGAACCAGCCCCGAGGAACGCTCACCATGACTGGCGAGGAGGCCACCTTCACAGTGGCTGGGAGCGTGGTGGTGCCCGGCGTCACGGCCACAGTTTTGACGATAGTGGTGCCAGCCGGGACACTCAGGACTGTGGGTGCCGAGGAAGGAGGGATCTTCTGGGTGGCAGCAGCCGCGGCTGCCAATGCAGCCATGCCACTCATCTGTGGGCTGCTGCCAATGACCTGCAAGGGACACAAGGAGCTTGAGCCCACAGGGAGCACCAGACCTGAGGCAGCCCCAATCCCTGCTTCCTGGAGCAGCACCTCTTGGCTTTGAGGACGGCCAGGCGCTGCTCTACTGACCCCAGACCTGGACTCCCACCATCAACCAGGCCCACGTCAACCCCCAGCTGGCTAGCTTCTCCcctcagaaaatacatttttaaaatgccctTGAGATCAGATGGCGAGGAGACCATTCTGAGGTGTCAGCTTACTAATCCTGAAGTTAGTGATGAAAGATCGCCTCATCAGCACTCTCCAGACCTTGGATGAAAGGTGCTAGCACAGGGTGGGAGTCAAACCCCGCCAGTGCGCCACTACCAGGAACATCCCACCGCGCCCTGCCTGGCTCCTTACCGTCCCCTGGGCGCTCTGTGTAGGCACAACCATCCGCACGCCTGCAGGAAGGGAAGTCACAGTCACGGGGGCTTTCCCAGCCTGGCTGGCAGGTCGCATGGTGACCAACGGGGTTCCCGTGGTAGCCTGAGGACCAGTCACTTTCAGCACAGCCGGGACACCTGCTCAGAGAAGGAGCCGAAGTGAGCGACTTCCAGGACCTGCTTGGGCTTCAGCTCCCGCCCTTCCAGCACTGTTTGGGGACAGTCTCCGCAGGTCAGGACCAGGCCCCCGCAGCAGCACTCAGCCTCCGGTCTGCACTAATGGCCTCCAGGCGTGTGGTCTAGCAGCCCCCGCGCAGGCATGCCACCTCCGGGTGAGCCAGTTCCTGCCCTCAAGCGCCCGGCTCACCTTGAGTCCTGGCTGCGGCGGGCACGGAGATTGAGCTGCCAGGCACCGTCGGCAAGAcctggatggtggtggtggtcggGGGCGCGGCAGCAGCCTGGGGCAGGAGCGTGATGCCTACTTGGGTCAGCGGCTGCACGGCAGGTGCGGCTGCTGCTGGGGCAGGGCTCTTGGGAGGATTGGCAGGCACAGACGGGACTGGATTGGGTGTGGGGGAGGTGGCAGTGGCAGCCGTGGCAGGAATGTCATATTTCTGGAGCTGCAGAAGGTAACTGTCGGCTGTCGCCACGGCCCCCCAGCTCACCTCCAGAGAGTTAGTGTTGGCTCGCACCAGCTGTACCCGGGCTGGAGGTGGCGGCTTCTCTGTAAGAGAGCATCACTGGTGAGGAGGGAGAGGCAGACACTTCGGGGGTGGGTGTGGCAGCTCTCCTCCAGTTAGCCTTACCCGTTTCCAGGTACCAGAGGTCCTTGCAGCAGACCTGGTTATTCCAGGCCTTTCGGTAGCCGTCACGCCCACTCCAAATGTAAAGGCGGGTATTGATGGCTACCGCACAGTGGCCGGCACGGGCCCGGGGAATATTGTCTTCCAGCGTATCCATCAAGATGGTCTCCCAAGCCATGGTATCTGGGGAGGACAGGATGTGAAGGTCAGCAGGGGACAGAGGAACCGACAACCCTCAGGGGCTCTTTGGCCTTTTGCTGTCAGGGATGGGGAATTAAAATCAGGAAGTCATCCAAGATTACTAAAGTaagatgaagacaaaaacaaaaaaaatacaattctGCATGGCAAAAGACTGTACGAAATTAGAAACCACGAACTATAAACTGGGAAAACTACATGAAAAACACAGTCAAAGGTTCCCCTTCTTGCACATGGAGCAACACAAAAGCTTCTAGAAAGAGATGGGCAAAGAGGAACGCAAGTTACGGAAAACGTGACAGAAgatctcagaaaagaaaaatacatacccTCACTCAAGATAAGAGAAAGGCAAACTTAACCCAGAAGGTGCCTGGCAGCTTGATGTTCCTTTTGCTGCAGCCAGGGTTGAGGGTGAGCCAGGGGAGGGGACCTGGGGCTGGCCCGTGGGAAGTCAAGCACCTACTGGGCTTGGTGAAGAGTGTATGCTTTGCCGGCCCGGTGAGCACCGCTAGGGACATCTGCATGTCCGGTAATATCCCCCTGCCGGCAAGGCTACCTCTAGGTTGTCCCCCTTCGGATACACCTGCACGTGGCGAGAACGGTGCAAGGATACTCACGGAGCAGCGTCGGTGCAAGTTTTGACACCACGAGCGCAATTCAAAAGAATGAGCCACTCGCCCTGCGGGGATGGGATGGTCTCCGGGACAGAGGAAACACAAGGGCCAGGCACTGCACTGCGTAGAGCAGGCCGCCATCCTGTGTGCTCCGTTTTTAAGGAACCTATAGGCAACGCTCGCATTTATAGCACGGTCCCTGCAGCGTGGGTGAGAAACCACCAACAGGAGACGAGAGGGAGGCACTGCATGGTTACACCAGTGAGGAAGAGCCTATTCAAAACACGCCAAGGAGCGTCCCTCAGGGCGCTTGGACCAATGGCTACGCCTCGCGGAGTTCTAGTGGCACAGCCTAGAAGCAGCTCGGCCCCCTGCGCCCCCAACACAGCCCGCAGGCCGAGGTGGGCCGGCCTCCCGCAGCCCTCTGCAGGCCGCGCTGAGCCCGAGGAGGCCATACCCAGGTTGAGACAAGCCAGA
This DNA window, taken from Bubalus kerabau isolate K-KA32 ecotype Philippines breed swamp buffalo chromosome X, PCC_UOA_SB_1v2, whole genome shotgun sequence, encodes the following:
- the HCFC1 gene encoding host cell factor 1 isoform X1 — protein: MASAVSPANSPAVLLQPRWKRVVGWSGPVPRPRHGHRAVAIKELIVVFGGGNEGIVDELHVYNTATNQWFIPAVRGDIPPGCAAYGFVCDGTRLLVFGGMVEYGKYSNDLYELQASRWEWKRLKAKTPKNGPPPCPRLGHSFSLVGNKCYLFGGLANDSEDPKNNIPRYLNDLYILELRPGSGVVAWDIPITYGVLPPPRESHTAVVYTEKDNKKSKLVIYGGMSGCRLGDLWTLDIETLTWNKPSLSGVAPLPRSLHSATTIGNKMYVFGGWVPLVMDDVKVATHEKEWKCTNTLACLNLDTMAWETILMDTLEDNIPRARAGHCAVAINTRLYIWSGRDGYRKAWNNQVCCKDLWYLETEKPPPPARVQLVRANTNSLEVSWGAVATADSYLLQLQKYDIPATAATATSPTPNPVPSVPANPPKSPAPAAAAPAVQPLTQVGITLLPQAAAAPPTTTTIQVLPTVPGSSISVPAAARTQGVPAVLKVTGPQATTGTPLVTMRPASQAGKAPVTVTSLPAGVRMVVPTQSAQGTVIGSSPQMSGMAALAAAAAATQKIPPSSAPTVLSVPAGTTIVKTVAVTPGTTTLPATVKVASSPVMVSNPATRMLKTAAAQVGTSVSSAANTSTRPIITVHKSGTVTVAQQAQVVTTVVGGVTKTITLVKSPISVPGGSALISNLGKVMSVVQTKPVQTSAVTGQASTGPVTQIIQTKGPLPAGTILKLVTSADGKPTTIITTTQASGAGTKPTILGISSVSPSTTKPGTTTIIKTIPMSAIITQAGATGVTSSAGIKSPITIITTKVMTSGTGAPAKIITAVPKIATGHGQQGVTQVVLKGAPGQPGTILRTVPMGGVRLVTPVTVSAVKPAVTTLVVKGTTGVTTLGTVTGTVSTSLAGAGGHSTSASLATPITTLGTIATLSSQVINPTAITVSAAQTTLTAAAGLTTPTITMQPVSQPTQVTLITAPSGVEAQPVHDLPVSILASPTTEQPTATVTIADSGQGDVQPGTVTLVCSNPPCETHETGTTNTATTTVVANLGGHPQPTQVQFVCDRQEATAALVTSTVGQPNGSVVRVCSNPPCETHETGTTSTATTAMSGIGGGPRRDIRLACAATTIPTVVRVSVTAGASEGAQVSIKPACQTRQTSATSTTMTVMATGAPCLAGPLLRPSVALEAAGRGAALLQLGPLSAQVRPGGEERSLAGLGPLVSVGRQLEVHHTHTTNTATVARSAMSAGEPHELLGAPTLVYESSASASVTAAALEALLCPSATVTQVCSNPPCETHETGTTHTPTTATSGGAAGQPEGGQQPPASRPCETHQTASTGTTMSVSLGALLPDAAPSHRTLESSLEVAVPPAVAPQAGASLLTPFPTQRVCSNPPCETHETGTTHTATTVTSNMSSNQDTPPPAGDQGEVESTQGDSVNIASSSPITTTVSSTLTRAVTTVTQSTPVPGPSVPKISSVTETAPGALTTEVPIPATITVTIANTETSDMPFSAVDILQPPEELQASPGPRQQLPPRQLLQPASAPLVGDSAEVLSASQSPELQAAVDLSSTGDPSSGQEPASSAVVATVVVQPPPPTQSEVDQLSLPQELMAEAQAGTTTLMVTGLTPEELAVTAAAEAAAQAAATEEAQALAIQAVLQAAQQAVMAGTGEPMDTSEAAAAVTQAELSHLSAEGQEGQATTIPIVLTQQELAALVQQQQLQEAQAQQQQHHLPTEALAPADSLNDPTIESNCLNELAGAVPSTVGLLPPTATESLAPSNTFVAPQPVVVASPAKLQAAATLTEVANGIESLGVKPDLPPPPSKAPVKKENQWFDVGVIKGTNVMVTHYFLPPEDAVPTDDDSGTVPDYNQLKKQELQPGTAYKFRVAGINACGRGPFSEISAFKTCLPGFPGAPCAIKISKSPDGAHLTWEPPSVTSGKIIEYSVYLAIQSAQAGGETKSSTPAQLAFMRVYCGPSPSCLVQSSSLSNAHIDYTTKPAIIFRIAARNEKGYGPATQVRWLQETSKDSSGAKPASKRPMSSPEMKSAPKKSKADGQ